DNA sequence from the Lachancea thermotolerans CBS 6340 chromosome H complete sequence genome:
TCAGTAACCTGTGATGGGAGCCTTGACCTCCTCTCATGACTGAGgtcctcctcgtcatcaAGCATAAGTGATGGCCGCCTCTGAATTTCTGCCATTGACGGCAGTGGGACTTTAAATGAAACTGATAAGTATTACCCAGAAATTAGGGGCCGGGGAAGTAAGTCTACACTCGGAGGCTCTTTCTTCGAGGGACCAACTCCTTTTGAGAGTGAACCGATCGCTGAACAACTGCTTGCTTTGCTTTCTTGCGACAAGTTTATATTAAGATTGCAGTTTACATAACAAAAGCCGAGTTTATGACCGCGGGCAAAAATAAGAAGAACACCTAAAATCCTGCAAAACAAGATGAAGTCAAGATTTATGCCACATCCGATTTTCGTCAGAAGTTGATCTAAAAGTTGGGGACTTTGGCTGATTTCGCTTTTAATGTTAATTTCACAACATGTTAATTTTGGGGTCCAGCTCCGAGAGGCTTATGCTCGACAGTTGATCCTTTAATATGGGACCATGTACCGCTCATCTACAGAGTCCCGAACCGGACCAATCCTTTTCCGTTTTGGTTCAATAGGCGGTGTTTCTCTCTGTCACTTCGGTATTTAGCGTGTCCCCTATTCGCTTCCACAACACAAGCCGTTCTCATTTCTAAGTGACTAAGACAAAACTAATACCCTCACAGAAACGCTTTCGACCTACAAGGCAAATGCTGTCACCAAGACGTTATCTTGGGACAAATAACGCGCAGCTAGAAGAAACTATTCTACATATCAAGTTTGTGTTGTCGAACAAACCGTACAAACCTTGGCATTAACAGCCCATGGAAAGTATATAACTATGAAACAAGCATATCGTTGTTCGAGAGACGTTCGCTCAGCCGCCTGTTAGAATTATTCAGCTGCGCAGTCTTCCCGTCCTCCTATTTATTGCTACGTCTAGCCTGAGGCTCAGTTATACCACTCTTACAGTCCATCAAGGCTGAACTGGTCAATCAGCTATCAAAAGGCAGTCTAGCTACCTTCCAAAGACTCCCAAAAGCTCTGCCCATTCTCTTTGTGTCCTTCGGTCTTTCCCTGGTGGTATTTTATATTTCGTTCCTGAGATTACTTCATTCGAACAACTTGAAATGTCCATCCTGCAGGTACCATAAGATCTTCAGCGCATAAAGAAGCGTACCGATAGCTCGTATGGCGCAGTGGTAGCGCAGCAGATTGCAAATCTGTTGGTCCTTAGTTCGAACCTGAGTGCGAGCTTTCGTTTTTAACAGGAAGAGGTAACCATTCATTCTgagatcttttttttggaggtcttttgaaaaatcagGCTCAGCAAGCTTATTTCACCTGCATCTCTTTCATAGAAAGCACTGCCAACTGTTTAAGACCTAATTGCTCAGCTAAGTTAGTAACTATCGGGGTAGGCTTGATCGCAGCAATTTCACAAGGTCACTCTCCATGTTTCACATTCGTAATGTATGATCATCACTATTCGGCGGCTattatttgaaaaatatattaAACAAGCCTTGCAATCAGCGGGTTTTGCCACCCTTAAAGTGAGTTGAAAATAATGCTGTGACTTGCAGCCGATTTTCTTACCATACCTCGATGATGTTATCGCAACTCGCTGTGTCAAGTGAACAAAACTTAACCCGAGTCTAAGAGTTCAGGAAGCTATCCTGTTGGATACGAAAGgtaacaaaaacaatgcaATACTCGTATATGAGTCTGAGAAAAGCAGATACGTGCCGCGCTGTATAGGTTCAAACTATCAAGTTGTCGCGTGAGATACAACTACTCCGCACCCCGGGAGAGCTGATTGCAGGAGTACAGGCGGGTGTCGACACACCTCGCATTTTGTTCGGTTTTATTGATGAAACCCAGACAGTAACATGAGCTTTTTAAAAAAAACTCATGCTTTCCcgcttgaagcttcagGGGCTGAAAAAGGCATCTTCGGGAGGGATACACTTGCAGACATTGTCACTTAGAGCAACAAAGATGCAATCATCCAACGGCTAAACCTCAATTAAATCTCGTATACATTGGACTCAAAACCCATTGTGCTCAAAGCACTCAAAACAAGAGCTATTTACTCTAGCGGAATTCACCATTATATTCACAGCTGGCCATGGCTGCTGCAACTGGCCGAAATAGCTGAACAAAATAACAAAAATGACCATTCTCACCCAGCTGCGGATGACTGCTTAGTCTGATTTATCGCGCGGACGCTTGAAAGGCTCAATATCTGGTGAGATAAAGCCATCAAGCCTGCAAACTACGACCTCACCTAAGTACAAGTTCCAGAATTTGCGAACGAGGAGATTCAGAAAGGTGTGGGCGCATAAGCCATGAAACGATTCATGGCGTACCCGAACGGACGAAGGATTTTCACGAGTCTATGTTGGAGCCCCGGGGCCGCTGTGCCGGGTCGGAATTCTTTACATGACTCTGTTCTCTTCAGGGACCTTATCATAACATCCCCCTGGACGAAAAAACGCAGGTTGTACATGAAAAAGATATATCTTGCAATTAGTATTGTCGAAAACCTAATAAGAATTACTGACGAAACCCGAGAAACTGAGCCAGACCATGATCTCTAGAATTGCATCGCGCCAACTAAAGCCAGTTTTGGTCTACCGCAGGCTATATGCTACTGCAAAGAGCACCGCCAACCAGGTCATGGTGTCCAAGCATGTGCAGGAGATAGACCCAGAGATGCACGAAATTCTCACCAATGAGCGTCATAGACAAAAGCACTCTGTCACGTTGATTCCTAGTGAGAATTTCACATCTAAATCTGTGATGGATCTTTTGGGCTCAGAAATGCAAAACAAGTACTCAGAAGGCTACCCAGGAGAGCGTTACTACGGTGGTAACCAATTTATTGACCAGGCCGAATCCTTGTGCCAAAAGCGTGCTCTCGATCTGTATGGCTTGGACCCAGAAAAGTGGGGCGTTAACGTGCAGCCTCTGAGCGGTGCTCCCGCCAACTTGTATGCCTACTCCGCGATTTTGGATGTCAACGAGCGTTTGATGGGCCTTGACCTCCCCCACGGAGGGCATTTGTCACACGGATACCAGCTTCCTAGTGGAACTAAGATTTCCTACATCTCCAAGTACTTTCAGACGATGCCTTACCATGTCAACATTCAAACTGGCTTGATTGATTATGAAATGCTTGcccaaacttcaaaacttttcAGACCCAAAGTCATCGTTGCGGGCACTTCCGCGTACTCTAGAACCTTGGACTACAAGCGTTTCAAGGAAATTACAGATGCCTGCGGAGCTTACTTGATGAGCGACATGGCTCACATCTCAGGTTTGGTTGCTGCTGGCGTCTTACCTTCACCTTTTGAATACTCCGACATTGTCACCACTACAACTCACAAATCGCTAAGAGGACCACGCGGTGCGATGATTTTCTACAGAAAGGGAGTTAGAAAAGTCACCAAGAAGGGCAAGGAGATCATGTATGACCTGGACAAAAGAATCAACTTTTCTGTCTTTCCTGGTCACCAAGGTGGTCCCCACAATCACACGATCTCGGCTCTAGCTGTTGCCTTGAAACAAGCTGCCACTCCAGAATTTAAGGAGTACCAaactgctgttgttgcCAACGCTAGTGTATTTGGCGAGGAGTTGGTTAAGCGCGGCTTTCAGCTAGTTTCCGGCGGTACCGACACTCATTTGGTTTTGATTGATTTATCCAACATTGGAATAGATGGTGCTCGTCTGGAAacaattttggaaaaaatcAACATTGCCGCTAACAAGAACACTATTCCTGGCGACAAGTCGGCTTTGTTCCCATCAGGACTGAGAGTTGGTACTCCAGCTATGACGACCCGTGGTTTTGGCCCAGAGGATTTTGCCAAGGTTGCCGAATACATTGACAAAGCTGCTAAGCTGGCCATTGGACTCAAATCCCAAGAGTCTTCTGAGGCTAAAGACGCCAGATCTAAGCTCGCTAACTTCAAACAACTCTGCGCGGAGAGTGACGAGGTTGCTGCTTTGGCCAACAAAGTCTCCGAATGGGTCGGCGAGTTTCCTGTTCCAGGTGAACTCTGATTCCTGTTCTGTTGCCTGTAAATTCGAATTCTTACATTTTAACCTTGTAACTATCTAGAGATAGCCTTTCTTAAATATAAGCATATTTAATGAAGCTAGAGGGCTACCGTCAACAGTTGCATGCTTTCGCGCCTTTCGGGGACTCACTGCTAGGTGCCACATTTATAACATTGCTTTGCCGGGGTTCTTCGTTTGGGATAGTAAATTTCGAAGACGGTACTTCTCGAGCCACGGACTCGAAGAGGTTTGCGACGCCTTCGCCTGTTTTGGCGCTTACGGGTGTCCATTCTAATGTTGTATCGGGTACGTGGTCTAGCAAGTCAGTTTTATTTCCAACTAGCTTGATTATTATATCATGGGCGTCTTCACTTTGCATGTAGCCTTTGAGCTCATCTATCCAAGAACCGGCCTTGGAAAATGTTGCGTCGTCCGTAACATCAAACACAACAAAAGCCACGTCCGTTTTCCGATAGTACATAGGTGTTAATGACCTATAGCGCTCCTGGCCTGCTGTATCCCAAATTTCGAACTTCACTTGCTTGATAGCCTCGTTAGTCTCCCAGGAAACGACCTTGGTAGTGAACGCGGCTCCAATTGTagcattgtttttgt
Encoded proteins:
- the SHM1 gene encoding glycine hydroxymethyltransferase SHM1 (similar to uniprot|P37292 Saccharomyces cerevisiae YBR263W SHM1 Serine hydroxymethyltransferase mitochondrial); the encoded protein is MISRIASRQLKPVLVYRRLYATAKSTANQVMVSKHVQEIDPEMHEILTNERHRQKHSVTLIPSENFTSKSVMDLLGSEMQNKYSEGYPGERYYGGNQFIDQAESLCQKRALDLYGLDPEKWGVNVQPLSGAPANLYAYSAILDVNERLMGLDLPHGGHLSHGYQLPSGTKISYISKYFQTMPYHVNIQTGLIDYEMLAQTSKLFRPKVIVAGTSAYSRTLDYKRFKEITDACGAYLMSDMAHISGLVAAGVLPSPFEYSDIVTTTTHKSLRGPRGAMIFYRKGVRKVTKKGKEIMYDLDKRINFSVFPGHQGGPHNHTISALAVALKQAATPEFKEYQTAVVANASVFGEELVKRGFQLVSGGTDTHLVLIDLSNIGIDGARLETILEKINIAANKNTIPGDKSALFPSGLRVGTPAMTTRGFGPEDFAKVAEYIDKAAKLAIGLKSQESSEAKDARSKLANFKQLCAESDEVAALANKVSEWVGEFPVPGEL
- the YPT10 gene encoding Rab family GTPase YPT10 (weakly similar to uniprot|P36018 Saccharomyces cerevisiae YKR014C YPT52 rab5-like GTPase involved in vacuolar protein sorting and endocytosis; probable purine nucleotide-binding protein), coding for MDKPIHSAELKLVLLGESSVGKSALVTRFTTGAFHKNNATIGAAFTTKVVSWETNEAIKQVKFEIWDTAGQERYRSLTPMYYRKTDVAFVVFDVTDDATFSKAGSWIDELKGYMQSEDAHDIIIKLVGNKTDLLDHVPDTTLEWTPVSAKTGEGVANLFESVAREVPSSKFTIPNEEPRQSNVINVAPSSESPKGAKACNC